The following proteins are co-located in the Trichormus variabilis 0441 genome:
- a CDS encoding carotenoid oxygenase family protein, which produces MQSYKYQQKETSEKSYTREDWQGGYKSLTQEFDYWIDDVEGEIPAELQGTLFRNGPGLLDIKGQSIHHPFDGDGMISRISFVNGRAHYRNSFVKTAGYLAEKNAGKILHRGVFGTQKPGGWLANIFDFKLKNIANTNVIYWGNKLLALWEAAEPHRLDPKTLETLGKEYFDDVLSAGEAFSAHPRFDPSCEQDNGAPCLVNFSVKPGLSTKITIFELNLAGEVVRKHAHNVPGFCFIHDFVITPNYCIFFQNPVSFNPIPFALGLRGAGECIQVKPNQPTRIIIIPRFPQSGQKEIKTLEVRSGFIFHHVNAFVVGDEILVDSICYDSLPEVEPESDFRQVDFEAIAPGQLWRFYLNLKDGTVQKKLIESRCCEFPAIHPRNVGRSYRYLYMGAAHRDSGNAPLQALLKIDLESGEKQIWSAAPRGFTGEPIFVPRPGSEKEDDGWVLALVYDAAHHRSDVVILDASDFTKGAIARLHLQHHVPYGLHGNFTPQVFV; this is translated from the coding sequence ATGCAAAGTTACAAATATCAACAAAAAGAAACTTCAGAAAAATCATATACTCGTGAAGACTGGCAGGGAGGATATAAATCTCTAACGCAAGAGTTTGATTATTGGATTGATGATGTAGAAGGGGAAATTCCTGCCGAACTACAAGGTACTTTGTTTAGAAACGGGCCAGGATTACTAGATATCAAAGGACAAAGTATTCATCACCCCTTTGATGGTGATGGCATGATTAGCCGTATTAGCTTTGTCAATGGTCGCGCTCATTACCGTAATAGTTTTGTCAAAACAGCAGGGTATTTGGCAGAAAAAAATGCTGGTAAAATTCTGCATCGGGGAGTTTTTGGTACTCAAAAACCGGGTGGTTGGTTAGCTAATATATTTGATTTCAAACTGAAGAATATTGCTAACACTAATGTTATCTATTGGGGTAATAAACTTTTAGCATTGTGGGAGGCGGCGGAACCCCATCGTCTTGACCCCAAAACGTTAGAGACATTGGGTAAAGAATATTTTGATGATGTTTTGTCAGCAGGTGAAGCTTTTAGCGCTCATCCCCGATTTGACCCCAGTTGTGAGCAGGATAACGGCGCACCTTGCTTAGTCAATTTTTCGGTTAAACCCGGATTATCTACGAAAATTACGATTTTTGAGTTAAATCTAGCAGGCGAAGTTGTCAGAAAGCACGCTCACAATGTACCTGGGTTTTGTTTTATTCACGATTTTGTAATTACACCTAATTACTGCATCTTCTTTCAAAATCCTGTTAGCTTTAACCCTATACCTTTCGCCTTAGGATTACGTGGCGCTGGGGAATGTATTCAAGTAAAACCAAATCAGCCAACACGGATTATTATCATTCCTCGCTTTCCTCAGTCAGGACAAAAAGAAATCAAAACTTTAGAAGTGCGTTCAGGTTTCATTTTCCATCACGTTAATGCTTTCGTTGTGGGAGATGAAATTCTTGTAGACTCAATTTGTTATGACTCCCTACCAGAAGTAGAGCCAGAAAGTGATTTTCGCCAAGTGGATTTTGAGGCGATCGCACCTGGTCAACTATGGCGTTTTTACCTTAATCTCAAGGATGGGACAGTACAAAAAAAATTAATTGAATCTCGTTGTTGTGAGTTTCCCGCAATTCATCCCCGTAATGTAGGGCGTTCTTATCGATACTTGTATATGGGTGCGGCTCATAGGGATAGTGGTAATGCACCATTGCAAGCATTACTGAAAATAGATTTAGAGTCTGGAGAAAAACAGATATGGAGTGCAGCACCTCGCGGTTTTACGGGTGAGCCGATTTTTGTTCCCCGTCCAGGCTCAGAAAAAGAGGATGATGGTTGGGTACTGGCTTTAGTTTATGATGCGGCTCATCACCGTTCAGATGTGGTAATTTTAGATGCTAGTGATTTTACTAAAGGGGCGATCGCTAGGCTACATCTCCAGCATCATGTACCCTATGGTCTTCACGGCAACTTTACTCCCCAGGTATTTGTATAA